The genomic window GGCCCGGGCCGGGTCGGGCTGAGCCTCCGCCGCTTTTGCCGCAGGTTCGGGTGTCAGAGGCGGAGCTGGAGGCGGAGctgggccccggcccccccgacCCCGAGCTGGACCTGGGGGGGGAGGACCTGGTGCTGGATGAAGTGGACGGTGAGGGaccggggggacacgggggggtgtccggggggggggacacggggggagcAGTgatggggggacacacacacacaagcggtgatgggaagggggggaaccCCAGGGgagcagttgggggggggggacacacacaagATGGGggaccagggatgggggggacacacacacggggggggtctggagggatgtggggacaccaggggacagctgggggggacacgggggtgttttggggggtgggaataccgggggggggggtgcaggggtgttggggggggctGACAGGTGACAGGTGACacccagcgggggggggggggggggggggggggcaagagggAGGGCGCAGGAGCAGTTtggggggtgacacggggacagGAGCGGTTTGGGGGGTGACACCGGGGACAGCGGTGACACCCAGCGCCCgtggtgtcgtgtcccccccccccaagttcaCATCCAGGCCAACCTGGAGGACGCGCTGGTGCAGGAGGCCCTGAAGACGGTGAGTGGCTCTTGTCAcctgtgtccccccctccccggccgaaACACCCTGCCCCATAgcgtccccagccccacggcgtgTCCCCTCCCGGTGACGCGGCTGTCCCCGCAGGGCGTGGACCTGCGGCAGTACTCCAAgcaggtggagctggagctgcaggaggtcGAGCGCGCCTCCATCCGCGACTGTATCCTTCGTttggggggggccgtggggggggggATGGCCGTCCCCAACGTGTCCCCAACGTGTCCCCAACGTGTCCCCAACGTGTCCCCGCGTCCTTTACCCGCCCTCGCAGACATCAAGGAGAGCGAGAACATCGCCTCGCTGCACAACCAGATCACCGCTTGCGACGCCATCCTGGAGGTGAGGGGTGGGACGGGGGTGGCCCCGGCCGTCCCCAAAGTGTCCCCCGAGCCCTCGCTGTCCCCTCACCCCtctctgtgtgtccccccccccccgccttgtcccCAGCGCATGGAGCAGATGCTGGGCGCTTTCCAGTGCGACCTGAGCAGCATCAGCTCCGAGATCCGGACGCTGCAGGAGCAGTCGGTGGCCATGAACTTGCGGCTGAAGAACCGCCGGGCCGTGCGGCGGCAGCTGGGCCAGCTCCTGGATGAGCTGGTGGTCCCCGCTGCCATGATCAGGTGGGACGCAGGGGGACGAGAGGAGGTGTTTGTCACCTCCCGCGGCCTCGTGTCACTTTTTTTTGtcacccaacccccccccagcaccatccTGGAGGTGCCGGTGACGGAGCCGGAAtttctggagcagctgcaggagctgaacGGGAAAATCAACTCGGTGAAGGAGCAGGCCTTCCGCGAGACCGTGGCCTGCGCCGACGTCCAGCACGTCCTGGAGAAACTCAAGATTAAGGTGATGACGACCCCCTCGGCACCCAGGGGACCTCCTCGGCACCCAAGGGACCCCTCAGCACCCCCCaaccctgtgtgtccccccccccaaggccGTCACTAAGATCCGGGAGTTCGTCCTGCAGAAGATCTACTCCTTCCGCAAGCCCATGACCAACTACCAGATCCCTCAAAACGCCTTGTTGAAGTACAGGTGGGCTGTCGGGGCTGCGGAAGAAAAGAGGGGTGCGAGGAAAGGGGGTACCCCAACTTCTCCCCGCGTCCCCCGGCAGGTTTTTCTACCAGTTCTTACTGGGCAACGAGCGGGTGGTGGCGCAGGAGCTGCGGGAGCAGTACGTGGACACCATGAGCAAGATTTATCTCTCCTACTTCAAATCCTACACCAGTCGCCTCATGAAGATCCAGGTGGGGGCTGGCGGGACAtattggggggctggggggggatattggggggctggggggacatcggggggctggggggacacgcTTCGGGTGCTGACCCCCTCCATTTTGTCCCCGCAGTACGAGGAGGTGGCGGAGAAGGACGATCTCATGGGCGTGGAGGACACGGCCAAGAAAGATATCCTGGGGTtgtgggggggggacgggacaggggatgatggggggggggtttgggggtctggGGCCACCCCGTTATCGCCTTGACCCCCGTTATCGTGTCCTCCCCCGCGCCATCACGTTTCTTCTCGAAACCGTCGCTGAAGAACCGTAACACCGTCTTCACCCTGGGCAACCGGGGCAGCGTCATCGGGGCGGCCGAGCTGGAGGGTCCCATCATCGTACCCCACGCCGCGCAAAAAAGCGACGTGCGGGTGAGTccgagggggaggggggggtcaggggatcgttggggggggggggggtgtgtcctGACCTCTGTCCGTCCTTCTGTCCGTCCGTAGTACCCCTTCGAGTCGCTGTTCCGCAGCCAGCACTACGCTCTCCTGGATAACAGTTGCCGCGAATATTTATTCCTCTGCGATTTTTTTATGGTGACGGGTCCCAGCGCCCAGGATCTTTTCAACGCCGTCATGGGCAAGACCTTGAGTATGTTCCtggtgagttgttttttttttttctgggggggggggggctgtgggaggtTTTTGGGGACCCCTCCCCGAGGCCGCCGACACCCCTGCGGCGTTGCAGAAGCACATGGAAACCTACGTCTCCGACTGCTACGACAGCATCGCCGTCTTCCTCTGCATCCACATCGTCCTGCGCTTCAAAGCCATCATGGCCAAGCGCAACATCCCCGCCGTCGATAAGTGAGTGGGGAGGGCGAagcttggggaccccccccaaatcccgcCGGCACCCCAAAatccgtgtgtcccccccccaggtacTGGGACACGCTGCTGGAGATCCTGTGGCCTCGCTTCGAGCACATCCTGGAGCTCAACATCCAAAGCATCCAGACCACCGACCCCCAGAAATTGGGGTTCCTCGATACCCGACCCCACTACGTATGGAGGCAGaggggcaatggggggggggtttggggtcccccccgtgctccccccccccctcaccccgcacccccaaaccccccagatCACCCGCCGCTACGCCGAGTTCTCCTCCGCCATCGTCAGCATCAACCAGACCTTCCCTAACGAGAAAACCCACGcgctgctggggcagctccaggtattgagggcagggaggaacttagggatcccccccccccccctaaattTTTTTGggggacccccaacaccccccccccggtgtcgTCATCCCCCAGGTGGAGGTGGAGAACTTCGTGCTGCGCGTGGCGGCCGAGTTCTCCTCCCGCAAGGAGCAGCTCATCTTCCTCATCAACAACTACGACATGATGCTGGGCGTCCTCATGGTAACGACgacccccccccttcctcccccgccccccccaaacccagggggTACCCCTAAATTTAAGGGGGGGACCCCTCAAaatgtgtgtgtgtcccccccatctCACCCCAAGGAGCGGGCGGTGGAGGAGAGCAAGGAGGTGGAGggcttccagcagctcctctctgcccgCACCCAGGtgagcgccccccccccccatttttggggCTCCCCCCTACATTTTTGGGGTTCCcctttgttttttggggggggtatcACCATCTCTTCCCGCAGGAATTCATCGAGGAGATCCTCTCCCCCCCCTTCGGCGGGATGATCGCCTTCGTCAAGGAAGCCGAGGCGCTGCTGGAGAAGGGGCAGCTGGAGCGGCTGCGCGGCGAGGAGGGTAAGGAGAAgtttggggacccccaccccctttttccAGCGCCTTGGGGGGGGTCCTTAGggtcttctctctctctctgcgtCCCCCCCCGCCTTCAGCTCGCGTCACCCAACTGGCTCGGGGCTTCTCCAGCACTTGGAAAGCGTCGGTGGAGTCGCTCAGCCAGGACGTCATGCGTTCCTTCAGCAACTTCAAGAACGGCACCGGCATCATCCAGGTGGCATctgaggggggcgggggggggggggggtcctagGGGATTTAGGGGGGTCctaggggatttgggggggggtccctgaccTCCCCCGCCTCTCCCCAGGGTGCCCTGACGCAGTTGATCCAGTATTACCACCGTTTCCACAAGGTGCTGGCGCAGCcccccctccgctccctgcccgcccgcgcCGAGCTCATCAACATCCACCACCTCATGGTGGAGCTCAAGAAGCACAAGCCCAACTTCtagaaggtggggggggggcatcagtctgtctgtctgtccctctgtgtgtcccccccccctccccagacaGCCGCTGTCACCCCCCCggggggtgacacccccccacacaccccgcCGCCACGCGTGGATAAAGGACGAGAGGCGCAGGAGGGCCCCGAGCGATGCTTTattgcggggtgggggggggcttaaa from Mycteria americana isolate JAX WOST 10 ecotype Jacksonville Zoo and Gardens unplaced genomic scaffold, USCA_MyAme_1.0 Scaffold_276, whole genome shotgun sequence includes these protein-coding regions:
- the VPS52 gene encoding vacuolar protein sorting-associated protein 52 homolog, which encodes MAAEAAVRVSEAELEAELGPGPPDPELDLGGEDLVLDEVDVHIQANLEDALVQEALKTGVDLRQYSKQVELELQEVERASIRDYIKESENIASLHNQITACDAILERMEQMLGAFQCDLSSISSEIRTLQEQSVAMNLRLKNRRAVRRQLGQLLDELVVPAAMISTILEVPVTEPEFLEQLQELNGKINSVKEQAFRETVACADVQHVLEKLKIKAVTKIREFVLQKIYSFRKPMTNYQIPQNALLKYRFFYQFLLGNERVVAQELREQYVDTMSKIYLSYFKSYTSRLMKIQYEEVAEKDDLMGVEDTAKKGFFSKPSLKNRNTVFTLGNRGSVIGAAELEGPIIVPHAAQKSDVRYPFESLFRSQHYALLDNSCREYLFLCDFFMVTGPSAQDLFNAVMGKTLSMFLKHMETYVSDCYDSIAVFLCIHIVLRFKAIMAKRNIPAVDKYWDTLLEILWPRFEHILELNIQSIQTTDPQKLGFLDTRPHYITRRYAEFSSAIVSINQTFPNEKTHALLGQLQVEVENFVLRVAAEFSSRKEQLIFLINNYDMMLGVLMERAVEESKEVEGFQQLLSARTQEFIEEILSPPFGGMIAFVKEAEALLEKGQLERLRGEEARVTQLARGFSSTWKASVESLSQDVMRSFSNFKNGTGIIQGALTQLIQYYHRFHKVLAQPPLRSLPARAELINIHHLMVELKKHKPNF